TTGATATCCATAATGATAAATTCCTCTAGTTGTTTGGGGTGGAACAAGCTGTTGAAAGGGTGGCGCCAGTAGGTATTGCCATCGACTTCAGCAACTGGAAAAGAAACCACCAGCACAGGCCATCACAAGGAAGAGAACTTCTTACCAAGAAATTAAAAGGGAAGCATTAGCCAAAATGAAAGTAACTACCACATGCATTTTGTTCATGTTTGTTATTGTAGTATGACATGAACCATATTGCAAACTCGTGCTACAGAAGCAGTTGCTCTGTGACAGCCAAATCATGTGTCATGTGTCTGAAGCACAGACCTTTTAATTCACAGGAATCACTCTCCTGGATCTATCCTTACTAGAGGCGTTTTACCGGTAGCGTTTACCAGCGAATACCCATCAAAGCACAGTGCTTCTGGGACTGAGGTGGCTACAGTCATAATCCAGAGAAAAACTAGATACCACCTAATTTTAGAGGGATATACCTGACAAATTTAAGTGCTTAGCCTAAAACGTCCATGAACTTAAACCTGACCCTGCACATTTTGCCTAGGATACTACAGAAATCAAGCTTAGAGAACTCTTAGTTCGCTATAAAATTGATTGTACAGATAAATTTACAACATTAAGGTCTAAAAATAGAAGATttcatgaaaacaacaaaaaaactgtAACAAAATAATTGTGCCAGCATAGCGCAGAAAAGAACCTCTAACTTACTTTGCAGAGTGCTAGGATCGATGAGGTGGATGGTACTTGTTACTCTAATGCACACACAAATCTGGCTCATGTTACCAAGACTCTGCGCCAGTTTTGGTGACAGACACACAACATTGTCCTGCgcacaaacagaaaagaatttaCAATcgtatttccttaatttttaatcaagtcttcagagaaatctgaaatagatttttaaacttTGTATTTCTCCACCCAGTATCACCCAGTAACTTCAAGATAGCTGCTACCCGCACTTCCCACGCTTCGTGGGGGGCAGACCTCTCCATCCCCACAAATACCCAATAAATCAGGTCTCCATCATCAAAACCAAACTCTACCCACTTCATACAATACCCTGAAGATGAAATAGAGAGAAGGTACCTTGCATATTGGAACAATTTCCACAGAGAAAGTGCTTTTGTAATTGTAGACATTACTATGAATATCATGTGAAATCAAACGCTGGGATGATTTTGATCTATAAAAGATAGAGTGTTCAGGGCAGCAAGGACATTACTTGAAACAGGAGATAATCGCATAAAGTACAGcaatggaaaaacaaatacaaaaattaagaaaataaaaaaaaatgcatgaggGCTAGTTTTACAATGGCTAAGTGGAAAACATGGGACTTCTGTAGGAGGGATTTTGTCTGTTTTAACCAGAACAAAGGTTCCTTACACCTTCAGTtacaaaattctttaaaaatgaaggatAAAAGACATTTCCCCAAAGCTTTTCAGTACTCAAGGCAATAAATGTAAATGATATACCTAGATGGAACTGTACACTGAAGAAAGTCAACCATCTTCTGGGCCTGTTGCTTTGAAGAATAATAAAAATCCAGGCcatcttaaagaaaagaaagcttgaTGAACATATCTATTGCAagtactgtggggttttttcaaatACAATACAGAGGCTAAGCGATCTGCTGCTTATCTGTACATGCCACTAATGCAAGCACTCTTCCAGTGTAACACAGCTTAGTCTACTCTACCTCAAGACTAACAAGCCACCTCACTCACCATGGATTTCTTTGATGCGAAGTGTATTTTGATGAAGCCTGTGTTTTAAAATCAGCTGCTCCAAATAGTAGAAGGTCTTCTTGTGCAGAgtctaaaaccaaacaaagataaaattatcAAGGTTGTTTAAGAATCGTCCAGTGCAAATGCAGTATCTCTGAAGAGTAAACATTTATAGGAAGAGATCATCAAGAGAAGAAATAGTCCAAACTCTATTCCAAGTAACCAAAAAGGTTTCAGAGATGTGCTCTACTTATACCAAATTATTTAAAGCTTCCATTTCTCATTTTTGTGTAACTGGTCACAAGAGAAACTATTTAAAGgagatttatatatttataaacaatcTGTCCCACTGTTTCTAACACTACCTTAAAATACAGGAGGATATTTAGTAATTCTCACGAAATCCTCCTGCCAGCTgtcatttaaaaagaatatgCTAATAACACTGGACAGCAGGAAGTTTTTCTAAACTCAGTAAGAACAAAAACGAACCTTAAGCAGAAATATATCATTGTGGCAGTGTGCAAGTGTGAGTAGgtctttttctaagaaaataatccaaatattTGTCAGCCTGATTGTTCTgccatgaagaaatgaaaattcaatTTGCCTCTACCTTTTGTCTGACTTGCACTACAGCTTTCCAGAAATCCTTAGCTTCAATCCTATGACAGTCTTCACACATTTGAGACTGAACTATATATTCCACCACAAATACTTGCTGAAGAACTGCTCCATTTATCACCtgcaaaacaaaagtttaaaaggTCACGACTCCTGTCAAGACAGAAAGCTAGTTTACCACAGCATTCTGAAATAACTTCCACACTATACTAAAACTATGTGACAGACAGCTGCATTTAGGTCACAATTATCAGTAGGATTTTCTCAACTTTACTGCAACAGCCGATAACCTTCTTCAAACTGAGGAATGGCACTTTAATGACAAAATTTAGGCAGGATGAAATCAATATTCAAGATAAGCCAGTAAACACATGCTGGATTTTACCAAAGAGAACCACTTATCTAAAATgtaataatgattaaaaaaaaaaaaaaaaaaaatcacattgtttgCCATAAAAGCTTTTAGAAAGCCACACACATAAGACTATATTCCAGTTACCTCTTTCTGAACAGTCAGCTTCAGCTTCAGTCTCTTAGAATGTGGTTCAGTCCAAATAAAGCCTGCATCAATCAGCCGGACCTGTCAGTGGGAAAGAACAGCAACTCAGCTACTGCCAGCAGTTGTACTAGTACACCTGTTAAAAACACGCAGCTCTAACAACCACAAAACACAAGCTTATGGTATAGCTCACCGTTCCTCAACCAAGTGAGGAAGTGAATAACCTTAATTAAGAACATATGTATCAGTATACCAAATCCAATAGTGCTTAGTTAGAACAGAGAGTCTGATCTACCTGAAATAACGGCGATGCAACCTCAGTCACACCATATTAACTGAATACACTACTCGACAGTATCACCGGATGCCTTGTAATGATGAATTTGGACAGTATAATGGTTTTCTTGGGACTAAAAAACCAATTTAATCTCTAAAACTAGTAACATGTAAATTTACCGCAGCAAAagatattttgtatatttaactACTAACCCAACAGCAAGAAGCTCAGTAAGGCAACCTAATTCAAATGTTGATGACAgtaacaaaacaatttttttgcctAAAACACTACCTCAGAATTTCTTCTTCTGGTAAGATTCTGAACCTGAGATACTGTATTCAACTTAAACATGTGACTTTCAATTTAATCTATATATAGACCTCTGCAACCCTCGTTCATATTGTCATAAACCAGTAAGCACAAGTGTCGtataagcaattttaaaaatgtaaaaaaagaaaactgtaaaattaagGTGCATTAAAAACACGTTAGCTTCCTTCAGTTAATTATGCTCAACTCCCATCTACATAGCAACAATTGTGCAGTACACTGTGTGCTTTGAAGTTGCAGAATTGCACTGCAAGAGCCTCCTCAGCATGCTTGGAAGTTTTTTGTTAGAGCCTGTCCTTACCAAATCTTCCAAAATTCTTGTATAGAGCTATTTGAGATCAGACTGTCATTCTCTATGTTTTATATAAATCTAAGCTCTACACAAGTACAAATGGCTGCTCTGGAAGGATTGAATCCTGTATAAGCTATCTGGACTTCATTTTATGCAATACCAATAGACATGCTATGAGATACCACTAGCATTTGCTACTCACCTTGCTCAGcgaagctttgatttttttaagacaCAAAGCAAGAAGCTCCCTTGATTCTAAGGTACACTGAATCCAGGTTCCTGGAGGCTGAAGATACCTACGATACAGGAAGCATTTTACAGCACACTGAAGCTGCCTCAAGCAAATGAAATCACTCAAAAGATGAGCAGTTATTTTCCAAGCTTTCCGTTTTAATATTAACTATGCAGCTACAACTTTTGCCTCCTTCAGCAAAAAGATTCATGCGTTCCAGGTGCATTCACGCTTTCACTGCCATCCTCACCGATTCGCCCGCTTCTTTCCCTTGCAAGCGCCACAATCTCCCTCATTTACATCTTCCAGACACAACATACCAACGCCTTTGGACTTCCACAAGGAAAGAAACACGAGAACGCGCACAAAAATCAGAAGAGACGCGAAGCAAACACGCTCAGCGGGGTGTGCCGGCCGGccggctgccccgctcccccctGAGGGGAGGCCTCCACCCCgaggggagagcaggagcccGGCCGCTCACCTTTCGCACTGCCTGCAGAAGTGGAGGGTGCCCTGCTTGGGGATGCCCTCGGTGATGTCCACCTGCGCCCGCAGACACCCCACGCACATGTTGGCCGGGTTGGGCGGGATGGGCACGCCGCACTGGCAGCAGAGGCTGCaacacagagaagaagaaaaaaaaaaaaagtcaccaaacAGCCACTCTGCCCTCAGAGGTGACGGCTACGAGAACCCGCGGTGGCAACCAAAGGTATGTACAGGCTTTTAAGTTTATTTATTAAAGTGGTGGCCCGGAAGAGTCATcagtccccccctccccgctccggtTTCTCGCTGTCCCGGCTTCTCCCGCCCTGAGGCCGAGGTCCGGCCGGCAGAGCCCCGCCACCTCCTCAGCCCGCCGCTTACATATTGCCCTGGGTAGGGGCCGCCGGCCCCGTCATGTACTCCATGGCGGCAGCGGCTGCCCTCGCCGCCACAGTTTCCGGGTgtaagaggaagaggaggaggaagaaggaggaggaaggagagccGAGGTCCCGCGAGAAAGACGCCAGCCGGGAGGGCGGGCCGCAAAATGGTGGCCGTCAAGATGGCGAGGCTTGTTTCCCAGCGCTGAGTGAATGCAGCTGGCGAATAGCGTTGTAATTAATGATTCTTTGAAgcattaattcatttttctttgaaaaccatGGGATTTGAGCCATCCATCTTCCTCCCCCGTGGGGCGAGCGCGCGCTATTGTTGCAGCAAATGGCAGTAGGGTACAGCCTCGGCGGCGTCTTGTATTCCTCCCTTGACCGATAgatttatgtccttttttttttttttttttaaaatgaaagtgtgcTGCATTTATTTATTAGCATGGGGACTGATCTGACAGGTATTGCACATCCGCAAATCCTGCTGAAATTGGTGTGATCAGGTACTGTCAGCAATAGACAAGGAGATGGCCCTTTTCAACAGTAATTAATTCTTAAAGGTTGCTGCTAATTTATCTTCGAGAAATACTGCTTTAAagcaatttttctgctgttttcacctaTTTGTCAACTGTGGCAGAACACCTGCAAATACTTctttaagtgtattttaaaaggaatttccAACTTTGGTGGAAACAGTAAGAATAGGGATGTTTGGCATTAAATTTGTTACCTTCAGTATTCGTTTTGAAAGATTTATCTTCTACTTTCAGAGTTAACAGCTACCTTTAGCAACTTCTCATCacttttttttgtaaaaccaAAGTGCCTGAATGTAATTTGTTTAGTCTTCCTTTATCTGAGCAATGagatcacatttttttctgagaacatGGGTTATAGATTGTATACAGTAGATTATGTGATGGTTGCAGATGCTTGTAAATGAAACAACTATTCCAGTTGGGAATTCTGTTTTGATTTGAAATCATCAAGCATGAATGAGTAAGAGTCCTCAACTTGTCACTAATTTACAAAGGATTAAACTATGATAATTATTAGATACCTTTAATTTACTGTTAGGATGTGAAACTACCCCCAGAACCCATGGGCAGTTTCGAGTTTCTGAAGGGGGGATGCAGTTTCAATAGTAGAATAACAGGACATTGTCATAACTGATGCCACTAATCTACTGACTTCTTTTTTGTGATGGCCAGTTCTTAGTGAAGTCTTGTTGGATTTTGAGACCATTTGTTTAAAGTtacattttacaggaaaaaaaccccttaccaTTTTTAAGTGTTCCACCTTCCAGGCTGATGCTTGTCTCCCAGTACAAAAAAGACTTGataaactggagtgagttcagcagCAGCCACCAAGGCCGTCAGGGCTGGAGCCCTTCCCtgtgggggagtggggggacTGGGGCTggctcagcctggagaatagaCAGCTTTAGGGAACCTGAGAGCAGCCACCCAGACCGATGAGGAGGTCATGGAGGAGGAGCCAGGCTCTTCCTGGTGGTAAATGGTTGGTGGATGAGAGGCAACAGGCCTAAGCTGAAACAAGAAAGATTCAGAGTGGtttaaggaaaaattttttcaccgTGAGAACAGTCAGGAACAGGAGCAGGTTGCTATGGAGTTGTGCAGTCTCTGTTCTTGGAGGGTGTCAAGCCTAAGCTGTTAAAAtgctgagcaacctgctctggctTCATGTTTGACCCTGCTTTatgcaggaggttggactagagacctcctgaggtcccttccagtctgCACGATTCAAAGCAATTAATAGCTATCTTTTCAAAGTATAACTTAAAGCTTAAATACCAAATATCCAAGCCTGGCACCAGATTAACTGCAGCAAgtttctcctctcccacccatcaCCTTCTCTGAAGGATTGTTCCTTCCCCTTCAGAAAGGGGCTTTGAGTCTCCCTAGGGGAGAACAGCAGGACAACAAGTATCTTTCTTCCTGGGTCCATTGCTAATATAGCTTACccacaaagctgaaaaaaacctttaCAGTGAGGTTGTTGTCACCTATGCTGTCGTAATTCATTAATTAAGAGTTACATAATACTTTGGTTTAGAAGGAGTTGGAACGATCCGTTTGGGTTAGATTCTGTTCGTGGTGTATAATAACCAACCATTCTCTTTGGAAAAGAGGAACTGTCATGATGCTGAGGTATGTTTGCGGGtcagcatttgttttctgcaggTTTATAGTTAATGATGGAGAAAAGTAGAGCTGAATTGCATCAACACATGGTGTGTGGTTTATTTAATTCGGTGATAGCCTGATGGAAAGGAAGAGTTGTTTTGGTTGCTTTAGAGTTGCTTTGGGAACTGAAAATCACAGGCTGTCGAGCTGtctgacttgttttttctttggcaCATTTTTCTTTGATGGGCTGCTTGTGTTCACAGACTGTTACTCAGTTCTGCTCCTTTGAAATTAAGTTTCTTTGCAGACTTCTCTGGAGACTTAGTATGGaccatattattaaaaaaaaaaaggaaaaagcaaaaaaagataaaaaagaaatgtttcccttCACTGAAGTTTCATTCCTATACTCTTCAGAACCCTTGCTGCACAGTCAGTATTATATAGTTTTTACCTTCAAGCCCTGATGAATCACTCAATCTTTGATTTCTTTGATTTATGAAATAATATACTTCCTGTGAATTCCAGGCTGTCACTTGGTGAGTCTCACATTGCAAGAGGGGTAAGACAAAGCCTGTCATATATGGGAGCCAGATCTTCTGTCAAGTCACCGGGAAGAGAATTTGATACTAATAATACTTTAAATGTTTCCACTGCAGatttattttcagctgcagtttcctCCACCTTATTTCTAAGCCCTACCTCAGCTCAAGGCACAGCCACCATCTACTGCCAGTTAGTATCAGAACTATGTTCTTTGTAGTCACCAAGGTACTTTGTGTTGCCTCTTGTTGCCCTGTGGCTTCCACCCATCCAAGTAAAATTTGTATGTTTTAAACTGTCAAAGTATTGTTATAGTCTTAGCACCGCTTCTGAAAGATTTTACATCTTTGTACACAATAAACAAGGTAAAAAGCAAACCACAGAATTCCCTGAAAACTTGAGCAATGGTAGGTCTGGATTTCAGAACTTAACTATGTGGACTTTGGCTGTGTGATGTGGCCTGAAAGATTTCACCATCTCTTCCTAGCGAGGATCCAGTATTCAAAGAAAAGCCAGTATTATTGGAGTCAAGATGGATGATATTTCCTCTAAATTGGTGGCATTTTTGGGAATGGGTTTATGGGTAAGACCTTGCTTGCTACAGGCTGGCACTAGCCAGAGATCTGACATCTTAGGAAATAGTTTATGctgcaaataatttaaaaaagggtCAGATTTGCATAGGTATGACTATTAATCCTATAGGCTATCGATTTCTTCTGAGCATGCGATCACCACATGTCAATGGTAatgtctgtaaaaaaaattatggacatgggtttatttttcagcccTGTCGAGCTGCATCAGCTTGATTTGTGGTGGTCCAGATCAATCTTTTAAATTAGTACGCTACCTTTGGGAAGATCGCTGTGTATTTTTGCCATCGTATGCTAGTTGCTGTCTGACTGTCCTGTAG
This region of Strix uralensis isolate ZFMK-TIS-50842 chromosome 9, bStrUra1, whole genome shotgun sequence genomic DNA includes:
- the NMD3 gene encoding 60S ribosomal export protein NMD3, translated to MEYMTGPAAPTQGNILCCQCGVPIPPNPANMCVGCLRAQVDITEGIPKQGTLHFCRQCERYLQPPGTWIQCTLESRELLALCLKKIKASLSKVRLIDAGFIWTEPHSKRLKLKLTVQKEVINGAVLQQVFVVEYIVQSQMCEDCHRIEAKDFWKAVVQVRQKTLHKKTFYYLEQLILKHRLHQNTLRIKEIHDGLDFYYSSKQQAQKMVDFLQCTVPSRSKSSQRLISHDIHSNVYNYKSTFSVEIVPICKDNVVCLSPKLAQSLGNMSQICVCIRVTSTIHLIDPSTLQIAEVDGNTYWRHPFNSLFHPKQLEEFIIMDINRVQEKRKGAGAGARSNKHTLAEAWVRKTSELDTDRQYFCCTHLGHILNPGDLVLGFDLVNCNLNDEFANKMNPHNIPDVVLIKKSYDRSKRQRRRNWKLKELERDKEGTDTDDERQYQDFLEDLEEDEAIRKNVNIYRNADIPVESDTDDDGPPRISLAEMLEDLHISQDATGGEGANMMTE